A part of Roseitalea porphyridii genomic DNA contains:
- the cysG gene encoding siroheme synthase CysG, with amino-acid sequence MRHFPVFVNLGGRRVIVSGAGETAVAKLRLLLKTEARIAVFGEDVVPQVRQWAAEGRIVLTERPIAAGDALCAALLYAANDDPAEDARAARIGREAGALVNIVDNLEDSQFITPAIVDRDPVTVAIGTEGAAPVLARKIKADLEERLPASLGVLTRIGQAFRARAEMLGDSKKRRAFWTKFYFGAGDRALKAGGEEAVRETLETLLTDEIERRDGPGSVVFVGAGPGDPELLTLKARNALHEADVVLHDRLVPQPILELARREAIIVETGKKGFGPAWTQDAINALMIEHASAGARVIRLKSGDPAVFGRLEEELDALDEAGIEFEIVPGITSASAAVASIGRSLTRRGRNASLRIITGHDAEGFADHDWRALARPGEAAAIYMGLKASAFLRGRLLMHGADAETPVTVVENAARADQRIVAATLGGLPEALADAGITGPAVLLYGIAPRGAQVAMDALPARAEAV; translated from the coding sequence ATGCGCCATTTCCCCGTCTTCGTGAACCTGGGCGGCCGCCGCGTCATCGTGTCGGGCGCCGGCGAAACCGCCGTGGCAAAGCTGCGGCTGCTGCTGAAGACCGAGGCGCGGATTGCCGTGTTCGGCGAGGACGTCGTCCCGCAGGTCCGGCAGTGGGCCGCCGAAGGCAGAATCGTCTTGACCGAGCGGCCGATCGCGGCGGGCGATGCGCTGTGCGCCGCCCTGCTCTATGCGGCGAACGACGATCCGGCCGAGGACGCCCGTGCCGCGCGGATCGGTCGCGAGGCCGGTGCGCTCGTCAACATCGTCGACAATCTCGAGGACTCCCAGTTCATCACGCCAGCGATCGTCGACCGCGATCCGGTGACGGTCGCGATCGGCACCGAGGGCGCTGCGCCGGTGCTGGCGCGAAAGATCAAGGCGGACCTCGAGGAGCGCCTGCCCGCTTCGCTCGGCGTGTTGACGCGGATCGGCCAGGCGTTCCGCGCCCGCGCCGAGATGCTCGGCGATTCCAAAAAGCGCCGCGCCTTCTGGACGAAGTTCTATTTCGGCGCCGGTGATCGCGCGCTGAAGGCGGGCGGTGAAGAGGCCGTGCGCGAGACGCTCGAAACGCTGCTGACCGACGAAATCGAACGCCGCGACGGGCCGGGCTCGGTGGTGTTCGTGGGCGCGGGACCGGGCGATCCGGAACTGCTCACCCTGAAAGCCCGCAACGCGCTGCACGAGGCCGATGTCGTCCTGCATGACCGGCTGGTGCCTCAGCCGATCCTTGAACTCGCCCGGCGCGAGGCGATCATCGTCGAGACCGGCAAGAAGGGCTTCGGTCCGGCCTGGACGCAGGACGCGATCAACGCATTGATGATCGAGCATGCCAGCGCCGGCGCGCGCGTCATCCGGCTGAAATCCGGCGATCCGGCCGTGTTCGGTCGGCTCGAGGAGGAACTGGACGCGCTCGATGAGGCCGGCATCGAATTCGAGATCGTGCCGGGCATCACGTCCGCCTCGGCGGCGGTGGCCTCCATCGGCCGGTCGCTGACCCGTCGCGGACGCAACGCCTCGCTGCGAATCATCACCGGGCACGACGCCGAGGGTTTTGCCGACCATGACTGGCGCGCGCTGGCCCGGCCGGGCGAAGCGGCCGCGATCTATATGGGGCTCAAGGCTTCGGCCTTCCTGCGCGGGCGCCTCCTGATGCACGGCGCCGATGCGGAGACCCCCGTCACCGTGGTCGAGAACGCCGCGCGCGCCGACCAGCGGATCGTCGCCGCAACGCTTGGCGGCCTGCCCGAGGCGCTGGCAGATGCGGGCATCACCGGTCCGGCCGTTCTGCTCTACGGCATCGCCCCGCGCGGGGCGCAGGTCGCCATGGACGCGTTGCCTGCCCGGGCGGAGGCTGTCTGA
- the hemA gene encoding 5-aminolevulinate synthase — translation MDFDEFFADSLAGLHEAGNYRVFAELERKRGSFPRATRYREDGSTHDVTVWCSNDYLGMGQHPEVVAAMHDAIERCGTGAGGTRNISGTNHGHVRLERELADLHGKDAALIFTSGYVSNWAALGTLLAKIPGIICYTDALNHASMIEGIRHSRCEKRIFKHNDWRDLDRLMAADDPAAPKLVAFESVYSMDGDIAPIAEICDVADKHGALKYIDEVHAVGMYGPRGGGVAEREGLMDRIDVIEGTLGKAFGVMGGYITGSRNLVDFVRSFASGFIFTTALPPALAAGAVASIRHLKAHDEKRQAHQEAVRKVRAALDRQGIPHMQNPSHIVPVMVGDAAKCKWISDILLEDYGIYVQPINYPTVPVGTERLRITPTPFHTDADIAHLSGALCDLWSQCALARAVA, via the coding sequence ATGGATTTCGACGAGTTCTTCGCCGACAGCCTCGCCGGTCTTCACGAGGCGGGCAATTACCGTGTGTTTGCCGAGCTTGAGCGCAAGCGGGGTTCGTTCCCGCGGGCGACGCGCTATCGCGAGGACGGCTCGACGCACGATGTGACCGTGTGGTGCTCGAACGACTATTTGGGCATGGGCCAGCATCCGGAGGTGGTCGCGGCGATGCACGATGCGATCGAGCGCTGCGGCACCGGCGCGGGCGGCACGCGCAACATCTCGGGCACCAATCATGGCCATGTGCGGCTCGAGCGCGAACTGGCGGACCTGCACGGCAAGGACGCCGCGCTGATCTTCACCTCGGGCTATGTCTCGAACTGGGCCGCGCTCGGCACGCTGCTCGCCAAGATCCCCGGGATCATCTGCTACACCGACGCGCTCAACCACGCCTCGATGATCGAGGGCATCCGCCATTCCAGATGCGAAAAGCGCATCTTCAAGCACAATGACTGGCGCGATCTGGACCGGCTGATGGCCGCCGACGATCCGGCCGCGCCCAAGCTGGTCGCCTTCGAGAGCGTCTATTCGATGGATGGCGACATCGCGCCGATCGCCGAGATCTGCGACGTCGCCGACAAGCATGGCGCGCTGAAATATATCGACGAGGTGCATGCGGTGGGCATGTACGGTCCGCGCGGCGGCGGGGTCGCCGAGCGCGAGGGCCTGATGGACCGGATCGATGTGATCGAGGGCACGCTGGGCAAGGCGTTCGGCGTGATGGGCGGCTACATCACCGGTTCGAGGAACCTGGTCGACTTCGTGCGCTCGTTCGCCTCGGGCTTCATCTTCACCACCGCGCTTCCTCCCGCACTGGCCGCCGGCGCGGTCGCCTCGATCCGGCATCTGAAGGCCCATGACGAAAAGCGGCAGGCCCACCAGGAGGCGGTGCGCAAGGTGCGCGCGGCGCTCGACCGGCAGGGCATTCCGCACATGCAAAACCCCTCGCACATCGTGCCGGTGATGGTGGGGGACGCGGCCAAGTGCAAATGGATCTCCGACATCCTGCTGGAGGATTACGGGATCTATGTGCAGCCGATCAACTATCCGACGGTTCCCGTGGGTACCGAACGGCTGAGGATCACGCCGACCCCGTTCCACACCGACGCCGACATCGCCCATCTTTCGGGCGCCCTGTGCGACCTGTGGAGCCAGTGCGCCCTCGCAAGGGCCGTGGCGTAG
- a CDS encoding CaiB/BaiF CoA transferase family protein codes for MNAEPSADRPLAGIRVIELARVLAGPWAGQMLADLGADVIKVEHPDGGDETRGWGPPFITGADGNPLSAAYFHAANRGKRSVAVDFKTPEGQATVRRLAATADVVIENFKVGGLAKHGLDHASLSALNRRLVTCSITGFGQTGPYRDRPGYDFIIQGMAGFMSVTGEPDRQPMKAGVAIADIFSGVYAVAAIEAALIGALKTGRGRHIDIALMDVMLAAMANQNMNFLATGTPPNRLGNAHPNIAPYQVIETADGFVIIAVGNDGQFARLCGMLGLDDLPAVPRFATNRTRVENRAALTGLLAGKTRRWRRDDLVAACEKANVPTGPINTIADAFADPQIIARGMRVDLPDAAGNPIASVRMPVMMDGLPLCADRPSPRLGEHTDEVLAELEAIETA; via the coding sequence ATGAACGCTGAACCGTCCGCCGACCGGCCGCTCGCCGGCATCCGGGTGATCGAACTGGCGCGCGTGCTCGCCGGGCCCTGGGCCGGCCAGATGCTTGCCGATCTCGGGGCCGACGTGATCAAGGTCGAGCACCCCGATGGCGGCGACGAAACGCGCGGCTGGGGCCCGCCTTTCATCACCGGCGCCGACGGAAATCCGCTGTCGGCCGCCTATTTCCACGCGGCCAATCGGGGCAAGCGCTCGGTCGCAGTCGACTTCAAGACGCCCGAAGGCCAGGCGACGGTGCGCAGGCTCGCCGCGACGGCCGATGTCGTCATCGAGAACTTCAAGGTCGGCGGGCTCGCCAAGCACGGGCTCGACCATGCCAGCCTTTCGGCGCTGAACCGGCGCCTCGTCACCTGTTCGATCACCGGCTTCGGCCAGACCGGCCCCTACAGGGACCGGCCGGGCTACGATTTCATCATCCAGGGCATGGCCGGCTTCATGTCGGTCACCGGCGAGCCGGACCGCCAGCCGATGAAGGCGGGCGTGGCGATCGCCGACATCTTTTCGGGCGTCTACGCGGTCGCGGCGATCGAAGCGGCGCTGATCGGCGCGCTGAAGACCGGCAGGGGCCGGCACATCGACATCGCGCTGATGGACGTCATGCTCGCCGCGATGGCCAACCAGAACATGAACTTCCTGGCGACCGGCACGCCGCCGAACAGGCTCGGCAACGCCCACCCGAACATCGCGCCCTATCAGGTGATCGAGACCGCCGACGGGTTCGTGATCATCGCGGTCGGCAATGACGGACAGTTCGCGCGGCTGTGCGGAATGCTTGGCCTTGACGATCTGCCGGCCGTTCCGCGCTTTGCGACCAACCGGACGCGCGTCGAAAACCGGGCGGCGCTGACCGGGCTGCTGGCGGGAAAGACGCGCCGGTGGCGCCGCGACGATCTGGTCGCCGCCTGCGAGAAGGCAAACGTGCCGACCGGACCGATCAACACGATCGCCGACGCGTTCGCCGATCCGCAGATCATCGCGCGCGGCATGCGCGTCGACCTGCCTGATGCGGCCGGCAACCCGATCGCGTCGGTGCGCATGCCGGTGATGATGGACGGGTTGCCGCTGTGTGCCGACCGCCCCTCGCCGCGCCTCGGTGAGCATACGGACGAGGTTCTGGCGGAGCTGGAGGCGATTGAAACCGCATAA
- a CDS encoding MFS transporter, producing MSAPESPSPSMALVRDPRLPALVVLLFCATLTVMAGATIAPALPGLAAHFAGEPGGDRFVPLILTMPGLAIAIAAPLAGLIADRTFKRRILLAGIAVYIVAGSSGLYLNTVGAIIAARLVLGVAVGAIMTAATALIAELYSDAERGRILGFQAAAMSFGGMVFILSGGVLADLHWRAPFAIYLAPFVLVPFILARVPVGEPAPARTAQSVPMAAFPWGFALLVCMAPFANFLIYFTIPLKLPFMLSDMGIDSAALAGSAIAVMTFASGAVALVFGRIRTMAPPPLMASLAFLVCAAAFALLSLRPPVPVIFALMVLVGLASGVILPNASTWLFTRMAPERRGQVSGMMTMAVFLAQFLSAPMVLLVDPLGGATAAYMTAATLALATALFYVIAHHRLAGVHHER from the coding sequence TTGAGCGCGCCTGAAAGCCCGTCGCCGTCGATGGCGCTCGTGCGCGACCCAAGGCTGCCGGCGCTGGTGGTGCTGCTGTTCTGCGCGACGTTGACCGTGATGGCCGGCGCGACGATCGCTCCGGCGCTGCCGGGCCTTGCCGCCCATTTCGCCGGCGAGCCGGGCGGCGACCGGTTCGTGCCGCTGATCCTGACCATGCCGGGGCTTGCCATCGCCATCGCTGCGCCGCTGGCCGGGCTGATCGCCGACCGCACGTTCAAGCGGCGCATCCTGCTGGCCGGCATCGCCGTCTATATCGTCGCCGGCTCGTCCGGGCTCTACCTGAACACGGTCGGCGCGATCATCGCCGCCCGGCTGGTGCTCGGCGTCGCCGTCGGCGCGATCATGACGGCGGCGACGGCACTGATCGCCGAGCTCTACTCGGATGCCGAGCGCGGCCGCATTCTCGGCTTTCAGGCGGCGGCGATGAGCTTCGGCGGCATGGTGTTCATCCTGTCGGGCGGCGTCCTTGCCGATCTGCACTGGCGCGCGCCGTTCGCGATCTATCTGGCGCCGTTCGTTCTGGTGCCCTTCATCCTGGCAAGGGTTCCTGTCGGGGAACCGGCGCCGGCCCGCACTGCGCAAAGCGTGCCAATGGCGGCCTTCCCCTGGGGGTTCGCGTTGCTGGTGTGCATGGCGCCGTTCGCCAACTTCCTGATCTACTTCACCATCCCGCTCAAACTGCCCTTCATGCTGTCTGACATGGGCATTGACAGCGCCGCGCTCGCCGGCAGCGCCATCGCGGTGATGACGTTCGCCAGCGGTGCGGTCGCGCTCGTCTTCGGGCGCATCCGCACCATGGCGCCGCCGCCGCTGATGGCCTCGCTGGCGTTCCTTGTGTGCGCGGCCGCCTTCGCCCTGTTGTCGCTGCGGCCGCCCGTGCCGGTCATCTTCGCGCTGATGGTTCTGGTCGGGCTCGCTTCCGGCGTCATCCTTCCCAACGCCTCGACCTGGCTGTTCACGCGCATGGCGCCGGAGCGTCGGGGGCAGGTATCGGGCATGATGACCATGGCGGTGTTCCTCGCCCAGTTCCTGTCGGCGCCGATGGTGCTGCTGGTCGATCCGCTCGGTGGCGCGACGGCGGCCTACATGACCGCGGCGACGCTGGCGCTGGCGACCGCCCTGTTCTACGTGATCGCGCACCATCGTCTCGCCGGGGTCCACCATGAACGCTGA
- a CDS encoding alpha/beta fold hydrolase, whose protein sequence is MSSSFAQARPLSSPTGATLAVRHQPAEGGPKAVVQINHGLAEHAARYERFALALAQAGFAVYAHDHRGHGGTEAPDAPQGSFSADRDGADTVLADVAAVHDHIHRQHPNLPVFIFGHSMGGLIAMNFALRHAGDLAGAAVWNANFSGGLAGRAAQAILKWERFRLGGDVPSLALPALTFGQWAKAIPDRRTNFDWLSDIDAEVDAYIADPDCGWDASVGMWQAVFALIFAGARVDEAPRAARTLPFFLAGGDSDPATDGGKAVREQAARLERAGYEDVTLHVFENTRHETLNSTVAEAATGRLIAWLEARLERA, encoded by the coding sequence ATGTCATCGTCCTTTGCCCAGGCCCGACCCCTTTCCTCGCCGACCGGCGCGACCCTCGCTGTGCGTCACCAGCCGGCCGAAGGTGGCCCGAAGGCCGTCGTCCAGATCAATCACGGGCTGGCCGAGCATGCCGCCCGCTACGAGCGGTTCGCCCTGGCGCTCGCACAGGCCGGGTTCGCGGTCTATGCGCACGACCATCGCGGCCATGGCGGCACCGAAGCGCCGGACGCGCCGCAGGGCAGTTTCTCGGCCGATCGCGACGGCGCCGACACGGTTCTGGCCGATGTCGCCGCGGTCCACGATCACATTCACCGCCAGCACCCGAACCTGCCGGTCTTCATCTTCGGCCATTCGATGGGCGGGCTGATCGCGATGAACTTCGCGCTGCGCCATGCGGGCGATCTGGCGGGCGCCGCGGTGTGGAACGCCAACTTCTCGGGCGGCCTTGCCGGGCGGGCAGCCCAGGCGATCCTGAAATGGGAGCGTTTCCGGCTTGGCGGCGACGTGCCCTCGCTTGCGCTGCCGGCGCTGACTTTCGGCCAATGGGCCAAGGCGATTCCGGACCGGCGCACGAATTTCGACTGGCTCAGCGACATCGACGCCGAAGTCGATGCCTATATCGCCGATCCCGATTGCGGCTGGGACGCGTCGGTGGGCATGTGGCAGGCCGTGTTCGCCTTGATCTTCGCAGGCGCACGCGTCGACGAGGCCCCGCGGGCCGCGCGGACGCTGCCCTTCTTTCTGGCCGGTGGCGACAGCGATCCGGCGACCGACGGGGGCAAGGCCGTTCGTGAGCAGGCCGCCCGCCTCGAACGCGCCGGCTACGAGGACGTCACGCTGCATGTCTTCGAGAACACGCGCCACGAAACGCTCAACAGCACCGTCGCCGAGGCGGCCACCGGCCGGCTGATCGCATGGCTGGAGGCCCGCCTTGAGCGCGCCTGA
- the ettA gene encoding energy-dependent translational throttle protein EttA, whose protein sequence is MARQFIYHMSGLSKAYGAKKVLENIHLSFYPDAKIGILGPNGAGKSTVLRIMAGLDNEFTGEAWIADGATRGYLPQEPQLDESRTVMENVMEGVADKKAILDRYNELMMNYSDETAEEGARLQDIIDSQNLWDLDSQVEMAMDALRCPPSDSGVSHLSGGEKRRVALCQLLLRQPDLLLLDEPTNHLDAETIAWLEKHLREYPGSVLMITHDRYFLDNVTGWILELDRGRGIPYEGNYTAYLEAKAKRMAQEGREEAARQKALSREAEWLNAAPRARQAKSKARIKAYDELVKAASDRRPGDAQIIIPAGQRLGNEVIEADNLTKGYGDRLLIDGLDFKLPPGGIVGVIGPNGAGKTTLFRMITGQEQPDGGAIRVGETVDLSYVDQSRDALDPDKTVWEEISGGNDIIKLGPHEVNSRAYCSSFNFKGGDQQQKVGTLSGGQRNRVHLAKLLKEGGNVLLLDEPTNDLDTETLAALEEALENFAGCAVVISHDRMFLDRLATHILSFEGDSHVEWFEGNFEDYEADKIRRLGPESVNPKRVTYKRLTR, encoded by the coding sequence GTGGCACGCCAGTTCATCTATCACATGTCCGGCCTGTCGAAGGCCTATGGCGCCAAGAAGGTGCTCGAGAACATCCACCTGTCCTTCTACCCCGACGCCAAGATCGGCATCCTCGGGCCGAACGGGGCGGGCAAGTCGACCGTCCTGCGCATCATGGCCGGGCTCGACAACGAGTTCACGGGCGAAGCCTGGATCGCCGATGGCGCGACGCGCGGCTACCTGCCCCAGGAGCCGCAGCTCGACGAGTCCAGGACCGTGATGGAGAACGTCATGGAGGGCGTCGCCGACAAGAAGGCGATTCTCGACCGCTACAACGAACTGATGATGAACTATTCCGACGAGACCGCCGAGGAAGGCGCCAGGCTCCAGGACATCATCGACAGCCAGAACCTGTGGGATCTCGACAGCCAGGTCGAAATGGCGATGGACGCGCTGCGCTGCCCGCCCAGCGACTCGGGCGTCAGCCACCTGTCGGGCGGCGAAAAGCGCCGCGTGGCGTTGTGCCAGCTTCTGCTGCGCCAGCCCGACCTGTTGCTGCTCGACGAGCCGACCAACCATCTGGACGCCGAGACCATCGCCTGGCTCGAAAAGCACCTGCGCGAATATCCCGGCTCGGTGCTGATGATCACCCATGACCGCTACTTCCTCGACAATGTCACCGGCTGGATCCTCGAGCTCGATCGCGGCCGCGGCATCCCTTATGAGGGCAACTACACCGCCTATCTGGAAGCCAAGGCCAAGCGCATGGCGCAGGAGGGCCGCGAGGAGGCCGCTCGCCAGAAGGCGCTGTCGCGCGAGGCCGAATGGCTGAACGCTGCGCCGCGCGCCCGCCAGGCCAAGTCCAAGGCGCGCATCAAGGCCTATGACGAACTGGTCAAGGCGGCCAGCGACCGCCGGCCGGGCGACGCGCAGATCATCATCCCCGCCGGCCAGCGCCTCGGCAACGAGGTGATCGAGGCGGACAATCTGACCAAGGGCTATGGCGACCGGCTGCTGATCGACGGGCTCGACTTCAAGCTGCCGCCGGGCGGCATCGTCGGCGTGATCGGCCCGAACGGTGCGGGCAAGACGACGCTGTTCCGCATGATCACCGGTCAGGAACAGCCCGATGGCGGCGCAATCCGCGTCGGCGAGACCGTCGACCTGTCCTATGTCGACCAGAGTCGCGATGCGCTCGATCCGGACAAGACCGTCTGGGAGGAGATTTCCGGCGGCAACGACATCATCAAGCTCGGCCCGCACGAGGTGAACAGCCGCGCCTATTGCTCCTCGTTCAACTTCAAGGGCGGCGACCAGCAGCAGAAGGTCGGCACCCTGTCGGGCGGCCAGCGCAACCGTGTGCACCTGGCCAAGCTGCTCAAGGAGGGCGGCAACGTGCTGCTGCTCGACGAGCCGACCAACGATCTGGACACCGAAACGCTCGCCGCGCTGGAAGAGGCGCTCGAGAACTTCGCCGGCTGCGCGGTCGTGATCAGCCACGACCGCATGTTCCTCGACCGCCTCGCGACGCACATCCTGTCGTTCGAGGGCGACAGCCACGTCGAATGGTTCGAGGGCAATTTCGAGGACTATGAGGCCGACAAGATCAGGCGGCTGGGTCCGGAAAGCGTCAACCCGAAGCGCGTGACGTACAAGCGCCTGACGCGGTAG
- a CDS encoding BglII/BstYI family type II restriction endonuclease: MTQNSEPVEGSIEEATEVPSVSADPDELIEDAIPQIIREKFRVASYRKAASVLRYGLNEEFVEILEALEAFEITTEMIRRPGGNESEVPKVISALLRPKGWNETTISGDLHITRSWREAVVNKNGKVVRVPKSEVFVRKKYLDGHKIDYVKNRVAFDFEWNSKDQTFDRDLYAFAAFAEAGAIDAAIIVTRDTSLNHIFSEIGQALDKDGNPAFDAAGQPVRLLPKYGASTTWWGKLIYRLNAGRNGGCPVLALGIKPECISDLNDWRETHSAASTDEL, from the coding sequence ATGACCCAGAATAGCGAGCCAGTAGAGGGAAGCATTGAAGAGGCGACCGAAGTTCCATCGGTGTCAGCGGATCCGGATGAGTTAATAGAAGATGCTATACCGCAGATAATCAGAGAGAAGTTTAGAGTCGCGAGCTATAGAAAGGCAGCCTCCGTACTTAGATATGGCTTGAATGAGGAGTTCGTGGAGATATTGGAGGCTCTTGAAGCGTTTGAAATAACGACAGAAATGATCCGCAGGCCAGGCGGTAATGAGTCTGAGGTTCCAAAGGTAATCTCGGCACTGCTGCGGCCTAAAGGTTGGAACGAGACAACGATCTCAGGCGACTTGCACATTACGCGAAGTTGGCGAGAGGCGGTTGTCAATAAAAACGGTAAAGTCGTGAGGGTTCCAAAGAGTGAAGTCTTCGTCAGAAAAAAATACCTAGATGGCCACAAGATCGACTATGTGAAGAATCGTGTGGCGTTTGACTTCGAGTGGAATTCAAAAGATCAGACTTTTGATCGCGACCTCTATGCATTTGCAGCCTTTGCTGAAGCTGGAGCGATTGATGCAGCTATCATAGTAACTCGCGACACATCACTAAATCATATATTTAGTGAAATCGGTCAAGCGCTTGACAAAGATGGAAATCCTGCGTTCGACGCAGCAGGTCAGCCGGTGCGGCTTTTGCCCAAATACGGTGCGAGCACAACTTGGTGGGGTAAACTAATCTATCGCTTGAACGCCGGTCGGAATGGCGGATGTCCTGTCTTGGCGTTGGGAATTAAGCCAGAGTGCATCTCCGATCTCAATGACTGGCGTGAGACTCACTCGGCCGCTTCCACCGACGAATTGTAG
- a CDS encoding MT-A70 family methyltransferase — MNAESRNAGQDLLMRTGGDTFSTILADPPWRFQNRTGKIAPEHRRLSRYDTMTLDDICDLPVSLVAEHTAHLYLWVPNALLPEGLRVMESWGFQYKSNIIWHKVRKDGGSDGRGVGFYFRNVTEIILFGVRGKNARTLPPARRQVNMIQSRKREHSRKPDEQYELIEDCSPGPYLELFARGTRPGWTYWGDQAVDDYRPTWKTYPYNSSVEAAE; from the coding sequence ATGAATGCTGAAAGCCGCAACGCCGGACAGGACCTGCTCATGCGGACGGGCGGCGATACGTTCAGCACCATTCTGGCGGATCCCCCCTGGCGGTTTCAGAACCGGACCGGAAAGATCGCACCCGAGCACCGTCGTCTTTCGCGATATGATACGATGACACTGGATGATATCTGCGACCTGCCAGTTTCGCTCGTTGCCGAACACACGGCTCATCTTTACCTCTGGGTCCCAAACGCTCTGTTGCCGGAAGGCTTACGCGTGATGGAGTCGTGGGGCTTCCAATACAAGTCCAACATAATCTGGCACAAGGTTCGCAAGGACGGCGGCTCAGATGGGCGCGGTGTAGGGTTTTACTTCCGGAACGTGACCGAGATCATCCTGTTTGGTGTCCGAGGAAAGAACGCCCGGACGCTGCCGCCCGCGCGGAGACAGGTGAACATGATCCAGTCACGCAAGCGGGAGCACTCACGCAAACCCGATGAGCAGTATGAGTTGATTGAGGATTGCTCCCCGGGGCCCTACCTCGAATTGTTTGCCCGCGGAACACGACCGGGATGGACCTATTGGGGCGACCAGGCCGTCGACGACTATCGCCCGACCTGGAAGACATATCCCTACAATTCGTCGGTGGAAGCGGCCGAGTGA
- a CDS encoding LysR family transcriptional regulator yields the protein MPLDWDKLRVFHAAAQAGSFTQAGEKLHISQSAVSRQVSALEADIGAPLFNRHARGLVLTEQGEMLFRTAHDVYLQLENVKARLVDATDRPSGTLRITTTVGLGSGWLTYRVQEFLELYPDIRVQLLLSNEELDLNMRQADCAIRLRQPQQPDLIQRRLFTVHFHVYASPGYIARFGAPTSIDDLDKHRIVTFGEPTPDYLLELNSLLTLGCEPGRQREAVLEINSIMPIKRAVQRGVGIAMLPDYAVERDAGLVRVIEDVALPSFDTYFAYAETMRTSARLQAFRDFLFAKARSWEF from the coding sequence GTTCACCCAGGCCGGCGAGAAGCTGCACATCTCCCAGTCGGCGGTGAGCCGCCAGGTCTCGGCGCTGGAAGCGGACATCGGCGCGCCGCTGTTCAACCGGCATGCGCGCGGGCTGGTGCTCACCGAACAGGGCGAGATGCTGTTCCGCACCGCCCATGACGTCTATCTGCAGCTCGAAAACGTCAAGGCGCGGCTGGTCGACGCCACCGACCGGCCGTCGGGCACGCTGCGGATCACGACGACCGTCGGCCTCGGCTCGGGCTGGCTGACCTACCGGGTGCAGGAGTTCCTCGAGCTCTATCCGGACATTCGCGTCCAGTTGCTCCTGTCCAACGAGGAGCTGGACCTGAACATGCGGCAGGCCGACTGCGCCATCCGGCTGCGCCAGCCGCAGCAGCCCGACCTGATCCAGCGCCGGCTGTTCACCGTCCATTTCCATGTCTACGCCTCGCCGGGCTACATTGCCCGTTTCGGCGCGCCGACCTCGATCGACGATCTCGACAAGCACCGCATCGTCACCTTCGGCGAGCCGACGCCGGACTATCTGCTCGAACTCAATTCGCTGCTGACGCTGGGCTGCGAGCCGGGCCGCCAGCGCGAGGCGGTGCTGGAGATCAACTCGATCATGCCGATAAAGCGGGCGGTGCAGCGGGGCGTCGGCATCGCCATGCTGCCCGACTATGCAGTCGAGCGCGACGCCGGGCTCGTGCGCGTGATCGAGGACGTGGCCCTGCCCTCATTCGACACCTATTTCGCCTATGCCGAAACGATGCGCACATCGGCCCGGCTGCAGGCCTTCCGCGACTTCCTGTTCGCAAAGGCGCGAAGCTGGGAATTCTGA